In Methanobacterium paludis, the following proteins share a genomic window:
- a CDS encoding Ig-like domain-containing protein gives MVKLNKLTVMLMVFALFFCISTAGAVSAADVPSVNFTSNVTNGGAPLSVQFNDTSNNNPTGWSWDFGDGNISTEQNPVHNYTKAGKYNVSLTAGNDAGSNTTTRTNYITVLLNEVYVSPTGNDTTGDGTATNPYSTIQNGLNNAVDGGTIHLASGTYEGTGNVGLTIAKNVKIVGASQMSTIIDAKNSNNIFVVKSGVNVTITNLTLANGNTTYGGAIYNNGTLNASDCTFTNNTAGYGGIGYGGAISNIGTISSLSGCTFTGNTAEVYGSAIYNSGTIISLSGCTFTNNTGIRYGGAIYNSGSITSLSGCTFANNTANVSGGVIDNSGTIGALSGCTFTNNTVSLDGGVIDNEYKATINSVSGCTFTGNKATNNGGAICNMYGTINSLSACTFTGNTAGYGGAIFNKSAIGTLGGCTFNNNTATNGGAIYNYISNLTLSGCTFTNNTATQGSAIYNIGSSVSTATTTVHFSSFVNNTATDGSTIYSSLGTVNAQNNWWGSNNIPSSQVNGAVDYSNWLYMTITVNPTAVDGSAGNVTVSFNNVYDGATLTNIDPANGHIPDGGVVNFSGSSVAFNPVTAVTHNGTATTAFTASDTSMPIHATADSQTVSTYINGISTMISVGNVTGFNGEIVNLTATLASTSGTRLSGQNVTFTVNGTSYNATTDDNGVATLRYTITESLGTYNITASFAGSTPYGDCNGMNYLVVLLKDVYVSPIGSDTTGDGTESNSYATIQKALNDVIPNGTIHLLPGTYTGTGNKCLTITKNVNIIGAGQTSTIINAQGLNNIFTVNSGVKVTIANLTFANGNTTYGGAIYNNGALNVSNCTFTNNTVTNGNGGAIYNAGTITSLSGCTFTGNTATASSNGGNGGAIFTTGTISSLSGCAFTNNAAPNVSGGAIYNNGGTISSLSGCTFANNTAKASSGAIYNAGTITSLIACTFTGNNATQGGAIYNNKGNNITWSGCTLTGNTATYGGAIYNMGNMNVGGCTFTGNNATNMGGAIYNNGGTSSLTVHFSSFVNNTALTGSAVYRSVGTVNATNNWWGSNNSPSNQVYGTANTYYSNWLYMTITVNPAADGNIDAVMVSFNNVCNGTNITSFDPVNGHIPDGTVVSFNSTTGSLDPVITFTTNGTATTTFTSATAGNCVINATTNNQTISIGLTVPLSVSANIASGFYNTGQSVVLTANDDNATIYYSVNGSALTKYTSPISIDSTNTLSYIAMDSINSLYSPIYTQTYTIDAKAPTVTANTTTCIFNTTQNVNLTATDDTSTTIYYTTDDSDPQTSSTRIFYTGTITISNTTTLKYSAVDAAGNWATPQTQIYTIDTIPPTVTVNETTGMYNTNQSVTLTATDDTNTTIYYTTDGSDPTVDGTVYTVPITVGNTTLRYAAVDAAGNVSPIYTQNYAIDTAVPTVKVVDPASSAVNVAVNKVIKVTFSEAIKLGNSWIELVSSNGTSIPISWSINGSVLTVTADSTLAHGVKYTLLIHTGSVTDLAGNNVAGYVSRFTTSTDVTVPAVKTVDPTNNAVNVAANKVIKVTFSEAIKAGNSWIELVNNNGTVVPSTWSISGNVLTIKANSTLTHGVKYMVLIHTGSVTDLAGNSVKGYVSRFTVDTVAPTVKTVDPVSNALKVATSKVIKVTFSEAIKAGNGSIELVSSNGTVVPVKCSVSGSVLTITPSSALSKGVKYMVLIHTGSVTDLAGNNVAGYVTRFTTTA, from the coding sequence ATGGTAAAATTGAATAAGTTGACTGTTATGCTCATGGTTTTCGCATTATTTTTTTGTATTTCTACTGCGGGGGCTGTGAGCGCGGCGGATGTACCGTCTGTTAATTTCACAAGTAATGTGACCAACGGCGGTGCACCGCTAAGCGTGCAGTTTAACGACACATCAAACAACAATCCGACCGGTTGGAGTTGGGATTTCGGTGATGGGAATATCAGCACTGAACAAAATCCCGTGCATAACTACACAAAAGCCGGTAAATACAACGTTAGCTTAACTGCAGGTAATGATGCTGGAAGCAACACAACAACACGGACAAATTACATCACTGTTCTGTTAAATGAGGTTTATGTCTCACCAACCGGAAACGACACAACAGGAGACGGAACAGCAACTAATCCATATTCAACAATACAAAACGGTTTAAATAATGCTGTTGATGGTGGAACAATACATCTGGCAAGTGGAACATACGAAGGAACAGGTAATGTAGGTTTAACCATTGCCAAGAATGTTAAAATTGTCGGTGCAAGTCAGATGAGCACTATAATAGACGCAAAGAACTCAAATAACATATTCGTCGTTAAATCCGGAGTAAACGTTACAATAACAAACTTAACACTAGCAAACGGAAACACAACTTATGGTGGTGCTATCTACAATAACGGTACTTTGAATGCAAGTGACTGTACTTTCACAAACAACACTGCAGGTTATGGCGGTATAGGTTATGGCGGTGCTATCTCTAATATTGGTACTATCAGTTCTCTAAGCGGCTGTACTTTCACAGGAAACACAGCGGAGGTTTATGGTAGCGCTATTTACAATTCAGGTACTATTATCTCTTTAAGCGGCTGTACTTTCACAAACAACACTGGAATTAGGTATGGTGGTGCTATCTACAATAGTGGCTCTATCACTTCTTTAAGTGGTTGTACTTTTGCAAATAACACTGCAAATGTTTCTGGTGGTGTTATCGATAATAGTGGCACTATTGGTGCTTTGAGTGGCTGTACTTTCACAAATAACACAGTATCTTTAGATGGTGGTGTTATTGATAATGAGTATAAAGCTACTATCAATTCTGTGAGCGGTTGTACTTTCACAGGCAACAAAGCAACTAATAATGGTGGTGCTATCTGCAATATGTATGGTACTATTAATTCTTTGAGTGCTTGTACTTTCACAGGAAACACAGCAGGTTATGGCGGTGCTATCTTTAATAAGAGCGCTATTGGTACTTTGGGTGGTTGTACGTTCAACAATAACACTGCAACTAATGGTGGTGCTATCTACAATTATATAAGTAATCTTACTTTGAGTGGTTGTACTTTTACCAATAACACAGCAACTCAAGGCAGTGCTATCTACAATATTGGAAGTAGTGTTAGTACTGCTACTACTACTGTGCATTTCAGCTCCTTTGTAAATAACACTGCAACCGATGGTAGTACTATTTACAGTTCTTTAGGTACAGTGAATGCCCAGAATAATTGGTGGGGATCCAATAACATTCCATCAAGCCAGGTTAATGGTGCTGTGGATTACAGCAACTGGTTGTACATGACTATAACAGTTAATCCTACTGCTGTTGATGGTAGTGCTGGTAATGTGACAGTTAGTTTCAACAATGTGTATGATGGAGCTACTTTGACAAATATTGACCCTGCAAATGGCCATATCCCAGATGGTGGTGTTGTTAATTTCAGCGGCTCATCAGTAGCTTTTAATCCGGTAACAGCAGTTACCCATAATGGTACTGCAACAACTGCATTTACAGCAAGTGATACTAGTATGCCTATTCATGCAACGGCGGACAGTCAAACAGTTTCAACATACATAAACGGGATAAGTACTATGATTTCAGTTGGTAATGTAACTGGTTTTAATGGTGAAATTGTGAATTTAACTGCTACATTGGCTTCCACCAGTGGTACAAGGTTATCTGGTCAGAATGTAACATTTACTGTGAATGGAACCAGTTATAATGCTACAACTGATGATAATGGAGTAGCTACGTTACGTTACACCATCACAGAATCTCTAGGAACATACAATATAACAGCTAGTTTCGCTGGTAGTACGCCCTATGGGGATTGTAATGGAATGAACTATCTCGTTGTTTTATTGAAGGATGTTTATGTTTCACCAATTGGAAGTGACACGACAGGTGATGGTACAGAAAGTAATTCATATGCTACAATACAAAAAGCCTTGAACGATGTTATTCCAAATGGCACAATACATTTACTACCTGGAACCTATACTGGAACTGGTAATAAATGTTTAACAATCACTAAAAATGTTAACATTATCGGTGCAGGTCAGACAAGCACCATAATAAATGCACAAGGTTTAAATAACATATTCACTGTTAATTCGGGAGTAAAAGTTACAATAGCTAACTTAACATTTGCAAACGGAAACACAACTTATGGTGGTGCTATCTACAATAACGGTGCTTTAAATGTGAGTAATTGTACTTTCACAAACAACACAGTAACTAACGGTAATGGTGGTGCTATCTACAATGCAGGTACTATCACTTCTTTAAGTGGTTGTACTTTCACAGGTAACACTGCAACAGCGTCTAGTAATGGGGGCAACGGTGGTGCCATCTTCACTACAGGTACTATTAGTTCTTTGAGCGGCTGTGCTTTCACAAACAACGCTGCACCCAATGTTAGTGGTGGTGCTATTTACAATAATGGTGGTACTATTAGTTCTTTAAGTGGTTGTACGTTCGCTAATAACACTGCAAAGGCTTCTAGTGGTGCTATCTACAATGCCGGTACTATCACATCTTTAATTGCTTGTACTTTCACAGGCAACAATGCGACTCAAGGTGGTGCTATCTACAATAATAAGGGGAATAATATTACGTGGAGTGGCTGCACTTTAACAGGTAACACAGCAACTTATGGTGGTGCTATCTACAATATGGGTAACATGAATGTGGGTGGCTGTACTTTCACAGGCAACAATGCAACTAACATGGGTGGTGCTATTTACAATAATGGAGGGACCAGTAGTCTTACTGTGCATTTCAGTTCTTTTGTAAATAACACTGCACTCACTGGTAGTGCTGTTTACCGTTCTGTTGGCACTGTAAATGCCACGAATAACTGGTGGGGATCCAATAACAGTCCTTCAAACCAGGTTTATGGTACTGCGAACACTTATTACAGTAACTGGTTGTACATGACTATAACAGTTAATCCTGCTGCCGATGGTAATATTGATGCTGTGATGGTTAGTTTTAATAATGTTTGCAATGGAACTAATATAACCAGTTTTGACCCTGTCAATGGCCATATTCCAGATGGTACTGTTGTAAGTTTCAACAGCACAACTGGATCCCTTGATCCTGTAATAACATTCACCACAAATGGTACGGCAACTACAACCTTTACATCAGCAACTGCTGGTAATTGTGTTATTAATGCAACAACTAACAATCAAACAATTTCAATAGGTCTCACTGTTCCGTTGAGTGTATCTGCTAATATAGCAAGTGGTTTCTATAATACTGGTCAAAGTGTTGTTTTAACAGCGAATGATGATAATGCGACCATTTATTATTCTGTTAATGGTAGTGCTCTTACCAAATATACTAGTCCAATTAGTATAGACTCCACTAACACATTATCTTACATTGCAATGGATTCAATCAATAGTTTATATAGCCCTATATACACACAGACCTACACTATAGACGCTAAAGCACCTACAGTAACTGCTAATACGACTACATGTATTTTTAATACCACTCAAAACGTGAATTTGACTGCAACAGATGATACAAGTACTACAATTTATTATACAACTGATGATAGTGATCCTCAGACAAGCAGTACTAGAATCTTTTATACTGGTACAATCACCATAAGCAACACAACCACGCTTAAATACAGTGCAGTGGATGCTGCGGGTAATTGGGCAACGCCACAAACGCAGATATACACGATTGATACTATCCCCCCGACGGTAACAGTGAATGAGACCACGGGAATGTATAATACTAATCAAAGTGTCACTTTGACGGCGACGGATGATACAAACACCACGATTTATTACACCACAGATGGAAGTGATCCAACAGTTGATGGTACGGTTTACACAGTTCCTATCACTGTGGGCAATACAACGTTGAGGTATGCTGCTGTGGATGCTGCGGGTAATGTGAGTCCGATTTACACTCAAAACTACGCTATTGACACTGCGGTGCCTACTGTGAAGGTTGTGGATCCTGCAAGCAGTGCAGTTAATGTGGCTGTGAACAAGGTGATTAAGGTCACCTTCAGTGAGGCTATCAAACTTGGTAATAGTTGGATCGAGCTTGTTAGCAGTAATGGAACTTCTATACCTATCAGCTGGTCTATCAATGGTAGTGTGTTGACTGTAACAGCTGACAGCACGTTAGCTCATGGTGTTAAGTACACGTTGCTCATTCATACGGGTAGTGTGACTGATTTGGCTGGTAACAATGTGGCTGGTTATGTGTCTCGTTTCACTACCAGTACGGATGTTACGGTGCCTGCTGTGAAAACTGTGGACCCTACAAACAACGCTGTGAATGTGGCTGCAAATAAGGTGATCAAGGTTACCTTCAGTGAAGCCATCAAAGCCGGTAACAGCTGGATTGAACTTGTAAATAATAATGGTACGGTTGTGCCGAGCACATGGTCTATTAGTGGTAATGTTTTAACCATAAAAGCTAACAGCACGTTAACGCATGGTGTTAAGTACATGGTACTTATTCACACGGGTAGTGTAACAGATTTAGCTGGTAACAGTGTGAAAGGATACGTGTCCCGATTCACTGTGGACACTGTTGCACCGACTGTGAAAACAGTTGACCCAGTAAGCAATGCTTTGAAAGTTGCCACGAGTAAGGTGATTAAGGTCACCTTCAGTGAAGCTATCAAAGCAGGTAACGGTTCAATTGAACTTGTTAGCAGTAATGGTACGGTGGTGCCGGTTAAATGCTCTGTTAGTGGTAGTGTGTTAACCATAACACCTAGCAGTGCCCTGAGTAAGGGAGTTAAGTACATGGTACTTATTCATACGGGTAGTGTGACTGATCTGGCTGGTAACAACGTAGCAGGTTATGTAACTCGTTTCACAACAACAGCATAA
- a CDS encoding 4Fe-4S dicluster domain-containing protein yields the protein MLKDDNTHKPPLSGSIHRIIKRDKNGIKDIRFKKSGFKKCIQCGRCTASCPAAYLYPDYKPRDMMRRFMFDDIHSPEVKALIWKCGQCYSCRARCPRNCKAVLGVQALQTRSVLEGDAPSEIMDLSKKLKNNLHLRGETFLPSLMDPEILKEFGEKTYKRCRNNSSKREYLGYKKDDARRIPIPKESLEEIREIMKLTGFMEDVK from the coding sequence ATGCTAAAAGATGATAACACACATAAACCTCCTTTAAGTGGGAGCATCCACCGCATAATTAAAAGAGATAAAAATGGTATAAAGGACATCAGGTTTAAAAAGAGTGGATTTAAAAAATGTATACAGTGCGGCCGCTGCACAGCAAGCTGCCCTGCAGCATACCTGTACCCAGACTACAAGCCCAGAGACATGATGAGACGATTCATGTTCGATGACATCCACTCTCCTGAGGTGAAAGCATTGATCTGGAAGTGCGGGCAGTGCTACTCCTGCAGGGCAAGATGTCCCAGAAACTGCAAGGCAGTTCTTGGTGTACAGGCACTCCAAACAAGATCAGTTTTAGAAGGAGATGCACCATCTGAAATCATGGACCTCTCCAAAAAACTTAAAAACAACCTTCACTTGAGGGGTGAAACATTTTTACCATCCCTGATGGACCCTGAGATTCTTAAAGAGTTTGGGGAAAAAACCTACAAACGCTGCAGAAACAACAGCTCAAAAAGGGAATATCTGGGATACAAAAAAGACGACGCAAGGAGAATACCAATTCCCAAAGAATCCCTCGAAGAAATACGTGAAATAATGAAGCTCACAGGATTCATGGAGGATGTAAAATGA
- a CDS encoding CoB--CoM heterodisulfide reductase iron-sulfur subunit B family protein yields MSQEELPPVPTDHYYLFKSCIAGSVYPGIEISIRYILDSIRADYTDDPRQSSCTGFAVHEGVVPPETNMALNARNLSLAAESDNSNILCTCPTSYSNLKDCKKLLSKEEKLEKQVKDVMEKVGISYDINPEINHVSDVFLVKVEDILKKAIYSLSGVRAVTHHACHYSKFFFKDVRSGTFEKPTVLDETIKRFGCEVLDYSEQFLCCGSGLRRSIIERDYPREILRRKFASIAEVEPDLIVTQCPECTFNLEYYQKSLFDELGIPEEIPVLYISELLALLLGANPQDIGIDMHAVPVEPFLEKFGIGVGK; encoded by the coding sequence ATGAGTCAAGAAGAACTTCCACCCGTACCAACGGACCATTACTACCTGTTCAAAAGCTGCATTGCAGGATCGGTGTATCCCGGCATAGAAATTTCCATTAGATATATACTCGACAGCATAAGGGCAGATTACACGGATGACCCACGCCAGTCATCATGCACAGGATTTGCAGTTCATGAGGGAGTTGTGCCCCCTGAAACAAACATGGCCCTTAACGCCCGCAACCTTTCACTTGCAGCGGAATCTGACAACTCCAACATCCTATGCACCTGCCCAACCTCCTACAGCAACCTTAAAGACTGTAAAAAGTTACTATCAAAGGAAGAAAAACTGGAAAAACAGGTTAAAGATGTAATGGAAAAAGTAGGCATCTCCTACGATATAAATCCTGAGATAAATCATGTTTCAGATGTTTTCTTAGTAAAGGTGGAGGATATTCTGAAAAAAGCAATTTACTCCCTTTCAGGTGTAAGGGCAGTCACACACCATGCCTGCCACTACTCAAAATTCTTTTTCAAGGACGTTAGATCTGGAACCTTTGAAAAACCAACAGTACTGGATGAAACCATTAAACGGTTTGGTTGTGAGGTTTTAGATTACTCTGAACAGTTTTTATGCTGTGGAAGCGGTTTAAGACGTTCCATCATCGAAAGAGATTATCCACGCGAAATTCTGAGGAGGAAGTTTGCAAGCATAGCAGAGGTTGAACCAGACCTTATTGTAACACAGTGCCCTGAATGCACCTTCAACCTTGAGTACTACCAGAAATCCCTGTTTGATGAACTTGGAATCCCTGAAGAAATACCTGTACTTTACATATCTGAGCTACTGGCGCTTTTACTTGGAGCAAACCCCCAGGATATTGGAATTGACATGCACGCAGTTCCTGTGGAACCATTCCTTGAAAAATTTGGAATAGGAGTGGGAAAATGA
- a CDS encoding FAD-dependent oxidoreductase yields the protein MKGMENQKRIGVFICHCGDNISRSIDMKRLKDAIIDEDVVGVDENSYLCSVNGEKLMQDRIKSLDLDGAVVAACSPEVHEQKFRKCAETAGINRYMVDVANIREQCAWITKDPDPTLRAIDTVKSSIRAMKHGKPRYNIDLNVVKSALVIGGGISGITTALSLARQNIKVYLLEKSPTIGGNMVRIGKVFSADTLSEECAMCSLGPIMSEVAEHPNIEVLTLSQVTEVTGHAGDFKVKLSTGPFMVDPDKCTSCGECSKACNVEVPDEWNANLSTRKAVYRPFPQAVPGSYTIDGNSCVKCGACMELCSAGAINLDNKADNATINVGSVIIATGYQELDPTGKEEFGYGVDEDVITQMELARMLAVNGPTSGKILTPSTGEKPRRIVMVQCVGSRDRKAGSIPHCSTICCMVALKHSNYIANHFKGTEVYICYTDMRTPGTYENYYFETQKKGEKSIRFLRGRVAEVIRDGDGILIARVEDTLGGGFLEIETDMVVLSCALKPSEGAEALENLFGVTLTPELFVMEKHPKLNPTETTVPGIFVCGTAKGAMDITGAINMSRSAASQVAELMGPGTIQIEPKFAVIDPEICETCGKCVDHCFKGAIYVDGDVCIDPFTCSGCGNCISKCLQNAIELPGSSDHEIFARIDGCLDGEGPKILAFLDEKIAYVAADNVGLNRLSYPSEVRIIRVPSVARLELKHLLHAFKRGASGIFLADGTGNSSGSQAGEKIRLKVEELKEGLTSEGIDPKQLMFYEAYLPHYKGMASRLEEFSGIIKQTRTKNDLKH from the coding sequence ATGAAAGGGATGGAGAACCAGAAAAGGATAGGAGTTTTCATATGCCACTGCGGCGACAACATCTCAAGAAGCATTGACATGAAAAGGTTAAAAGATGCCATAATCGATGAAGATGTGGTGGGGGTGGATGAAAATTCTTACCTGTGCTCTGTCAACGGAGAGAAACTGATGCAGGACAGGATAAAATCCTTGGATCTGGATGGAGCGGTTGTGGCAGCGTGTTCTCCAGAAGTCCACGAGCAGAAGTTTCGAAAATGTGCTGAAACTGCCGGGATCAACAGGTACATGGTTGATGTTGCCAACATCCGGGAACAATGTGCCTGGATAACCAAGGATCCAGACCCAACGCTTCGAGCCATCGACACGGTCAAATCATCCATAAGGGCCATGAAACACGGCAAACCAAGGTACAACATCGATTTAAATGTTGTTAAAAGTGCTTTGGTAATTGGGGGAGGCATATCCGGCATAACAACTGCACTATCACTTGCCCGACAGAACATCAAAGTGTACCTGCTGGAGAAAAGCCCAACCATCGGTGGGAACATGGTTAGGATAGGCAAGGTTTTCTCGGCAGACACACTGAGTGAAGAATGTGCAATGTGCTCCCTCGGCCCGATCATGAGCGAAGTGGCAGAACATCCCAACATCGAGGTCCTCACCCTTTCCCAGGTCACAGAAGTCACAGGACACGCTGGAGACTTCAAGGTTAAACTCAGCACAGGCCCATTTATGGTTGACCCGGATAAATGCACATCCTGCGGTGAATGTTCAAAAGCCTGCAATGTGGAGGTACCTGACGAATGGAATGCAAACCTTTCAACCCGCAAAGCAGTTTACAGACCATTTCCCCAGGCAGTGCCCGGATCCTACACAATTGACGGTAATTCATGTGTTAAATGTGGAGCATGCATGGAATTGTGCTCTGCAGGTGCCATAAACCTTGATAATAAAGCAGATAACGCAACGATAAACGTTGGATCTGTGATAATTGCCACAGGCTACCAGGAGCTGGATCCTACCGGTAAGGAGGAGTTTGGCTACGGTGTAGACGAGGATGTGATCACCCAGATGGAGCTTGCAAGGATGCTGGCTGTTAACGGACCCACATCTGGAAAGATCCTCACACCCTCAACTGGAGAAAAACCCAGAAGGATCGTGATGGTTCAGTGTGTGGGTTCAAGGGACAGAAAAGCAGGATCCATACCCCACTGCTCAACCATATGCTGTATGGTGGCTTTGAAACATTCCAATTATATTGCAAACCATTTTAAAGGCACAGAAGTTTATATCTGTTACACTGACATGAGAACCCCTGGGACCTACGAGAACTACTACTTCGAAACCCAGAAAAAGGGTGAAAAAAGTATAAGATTCCTAAGGGGCAGGGTGGCTGAAGTCATCAGGGACGGGGATGGAATCCTCATTGCCAGGGTTGAAGACACCCTTGGCGGTGGTTTCTTGGAGATAGAAACGGACATGGTCGTGCTTTCATGTGCACTCAAACCTTCTGAAGGTGCAGAAGCCCTGGAGAACCTCTTTGGGGTGACTTTAACTCCCGAACTCTTTGTAATGGAAAAACATCCAAAGCTCAACCCGACAGAGACAACTGTTCCGGGAATCTTCGTATGCGGCACGGCAAAGGGGGCAATGGACATTACAGGGGCCATAAACATGTCCAGATCTGCAGCTTCACAGGTTGCAGAGCTCATGGGCCCCGGTACAATCCAAATTGAACCCAAATTTGCAGTGATAGATCCAGAAATATGTGAAACATGTGGAAAATGCGTTGATCACTGTTTTAAAGGTGCAATATATGTGGATGGGGATGTTTGCATCGACCCTTTTACCTGTTCAGGATGTGGTAACTGCATATCGAAGTGCCTTCAAAATGCAATTGAACTGCCAGGAAGCAGTGACCATGAGATATTTGCACGTATCGATGGATGCCTCGATGGTGAAGGTCCAAAGATCTTGGCCTTTTTGGATGAAAAAATAGCTTACGTTGCTGCAGACAATGTTGGGTTGAATAGATTGAGTTATCCATCTGAAGTACGTATAATAAGGGTTCCGTCTGTTGCGAGGCTTGAGTTGAAACATTTACTCCATGCCTTCAAGAGGGGTGCATCAGGAATATTTCTCGCAGACGGTACTGGTAACTCGTCTGGAAGTCAGGCTGGGGAAAAAATAAGACTGAAGGTTGAAGAGCTCAAAGAAGGATTAACTTCTGAGGGAATCGACCCAAAGCAATTGATGTTTTACGAGGCGTATCTACCTCATTACAAGGGAATGGCGTCCAGACTTGAGGAATTTTCAGGGATTATTAAACAAACACGTACCAAGAATGATCTTAAACATTAA